The following are encoded together in the Bos javanicus breed banteng chromosome X, ARS-OSU_banteng_1.0, whole genome shotgun sequence genome:
- the SPIN4 gene encoding spindlin-4, producing MSPPTVPPMGVDGVSAYLMKKRHTHRKQRRKPTFLTRRNIVGCRIQHGWKEGNEPVEQWKGTVLEQVSVKPTLYIIKYDGKDSVYGLELHRDKRVLALEILPERVPTPRIDSRLADSLIGKAVGHVFEGEHGTKDEWKGMVLARAPVMDTWFYITYEKDPVLYMYTLLDDYKDGDLRIIPDSNYYFPAAEREPGEVVDSLVGKQVEHAKDDGSKRTGIFIHQVVAKPSVYFIKFDDDIHIYVYGLVKTP from the coding sequence ATGTCGCCCCCAACAGTGCCTCCAATGGGCGTAGATGGCGTGTCCGCATACCTGATGAAGAAAAGGCACACCCACAGGAAGCAGCGGCGCAAGCCCACTTTCCTCACCCGTAGAAACATAGTTGGCTGCCGCATTCAACACGGCTGGAAGGAAGGCAACGAGCCTGTGGAGCAGTGGAAAGGCACCGTGCTTGAGCAGGTTTCCGTGAAGCCCACTCTCTACATCATCAAATATGATGGCAAGGATAGTGTGTATGGGCTAGAACTGCACCGAGATAAGAGAGTTTTAGCGCTAGAGATCCTTCCTGAGAGAGTGCCAACTCCTCGCATTGATTCGCGCCTGGCAGATTCCCTGATTGGCAAGGCAGTAGGTCATGTGTTTGAGGGTGAGCACGGTACGAAAGATGAATGGAAGGGCATGGTCCTGGCACGAGCTCCTGTGATGGACACTTGGTTTTACATCACCTATGAGAAAGATCCAGTCCtttatatgtacacactgctggaTGACTACAAAGATGGTGACCTGCGCATCATTCCAGATTCCAACTACTATTTCCCTGCAGCAGAACGGGAGCCTGGAGAAGTTGTCGACAGCCTTGTGGGCAAGCAGGTGGAGCACGCCAAAGATGATGGGTCCAAGAGAACTGGCATTTTCATCCACCAAGTTGTGGCCAAGCCATCTGTCTACTTCATTAAGTTTGATGATGATATTCACATTTATGTCTATGGTTTGGTGAAAACACCCTAA